The following proteins come from a genomic window of Platichthys flesus chromosome 1, fPlaFle2.1, whole genome shotgun sequence:
- the dhcr7 gene encoding 7-dehydrocholesterol reductase isoform X2, whose translation MNGAVAMEATRRRAQPSADGKTSEDKEQPAQWGRAWEVDWFSLIAVIGLLCFAPFIVFYFVMACDQYQCSISQPLVDLYHKDTTLLSMWANSPSFSWTAAKIYAIWVAFQLFLYMCIPDVVHKFIPGFVGGVQDGARTPAGLINKYEINGLQCWLITHVLWVANAHYLHWFSPTIIFDNWIPLMWCANILGYAVSTFAFLKAHFFPTNSQDCKFTGNIFYNYMMGIEFNPRVGKWFDFKLFFNGRPGIIAWTLINLSYMAKQQELYGQVTNSMILVNVLQAIYVLDFFWNEAWYLKTIDICHDHFGWYLGWGDCVWLPYLYTLQGLYLVYHPVQLSNTHALAVLLLGLVGYYIFRSTNHQKDLFRRTEGACSIWGSKPTYIECSYYSADGGLHHSKLMTSGFWGVARHLNYTGDLMGSLAYCAACGFSHFLPYFYIVYMTILLVHRCVRDEHRCSSKYGKDWKRYTDAVPYRLIPGVF comes from the exons ATGAACGGTGCAGTGGCTATGgaggccaccaggaggcgagCTCAGCCCAGTGCCGATGGGAAAACATCTGAAGACAAGGAGCAGCCAGCACAGTGGGGGAGAGCATG GGAGGTGGACTGGTTTTCCCTGATTGCCGTGATCGGCCTCCTTTGCTTTgcccccttcattgtcttctaCTTTgtgatggcgtgtgatcagtACCAGTGCTCCATCAGCCAGCCTCTGGTTGATCTGTACCATAAAGACACCACCTTGCTCTCCATGTGGGCCAACTCACCCTCCTTCAGCTGGACAGCTGCCAAGATATACGCAATCTGGGTGGCCTTCCAG TTGTTCCTGTACATGTGTATTCCGGATGTTGTCCATAAGTTTATTCCTGGCTTCGTTGGTGGAGTGCAGGATGGAGCACGAACTCCTGCTG GCCTGATCAACAAGTATGAGATCAATGGGCTGCAGTGCTGGCTGATCACTCATGTCCTGTGGGTTGCCAATGCCCACTATCTCCATTGGTTTTCTCCCACCATCATCTTCGACAACTGGATCCCTCTGATGTGGTGTGCCAACATACTGGGCTATGCTGTTTCGACCTTTGCTTTCCTAAAGGCCCACTTCTTCCCCACCAACTCTCAGGACTG CAAGTTCACAGGGAACATATTCTACAATTACATGATGGGCATCGAGTTCAACCCTCGCGTTGGCAAGTGGTTTGACTTCAAGCTGTTCTTCAATGGCCGACCCGGCATTATAGCCTGGACCCTCATCAATCTGTCCTACATGGCCAAGCAACAAGAGCTGTACGGCCAAGTCACCAACTCTATGATTCTGGTCAATGTACTGCAG GCCATTTATGTGTTGGATTTCTTCTGGAACGAGGCTTGGTACCTGAAAACCATTGACATCTGCCATGACCACTTTGGATGGTATCTGGGCTGGGGAGACTGTGTGTGGCTACCATACCTCTACACACTGCAG gGTCTGTACCTGGTGTACCACCCAGTCCAGCTTTCTAACACCCATGCCCTGGCTGTCCTCCTCCTGGGCCTTGTCGGGTATTACATCTTCCGATCCACCAACCACCAGAAGGACCTGTTCCGCCGCACAGAGGGAGCCTGCTCCATCTGGGGGAGCAAGCCAACATACATCGAGTGCTCGTACTACTCCGCAGACGGTGGCCTTCACCACAGCAAGCTCATGACCTCTGGCTTCTGGGGCGTGGCCCGGCACTTAAACTACACAGGCGACCTGATGGGCTCTCTGGCCTACTGTGCAGCCTGTGGCTTTAGCCACTTTCTGCCCTACTTCTACATCGTTTACATGACCATCCTGCTAGTGCACCGCTGTGTGCGTGACGAGCACCGCTGCAGCAGCAAGTACGGCAAGGACTGGAAACGCTACACAGATGCTGTGCCTTATCGGCTGATTCCTGGAGTGTTttag
- the LOC133957894 gene encoding putative gonadotropin-releasing hormone II receptor, which produces MNASSCWDPEVTMYKQSDRFDLNASCDWTSGDAALRLPTFSTAAKVRVIITFILCGVSTFCNSAVLWAANGHKRKSHVRVLIINLTAADLLVTFIVMPVDAVWNITVQWLAGDLACRLLMFLKLQAMYSCAFVTVVISLDRQFAILNPLSIGMARKRNRVMLTVAWTMSTLFSIPQMFIFHNVTITYPANFTQCTTRGSFVTHWQETAYNMFTFCCLFLLPLVIMIICYTRIFIQISKRMTGKSLSSNEPHLRCSNNNIPKARMRTLKMSIVIVICFIVCWTPYYLLGLWYWFFPDDLKGKVSDSLTHILFIFGLFNACLDPIIYGLFTIRFRKGLRRSHHNAAAMSHKETTTVITDALNCTAVTLLCKRGMITGQIRESEQAQTKPDSSCLTVFSQGEGGQSGQFRCESTM; this is translated from the exons ATGAACGCCTCCTCCTGCTGGGATCCTGAGGTCACCATGTACAAGCAGAGCGACAGATTTGACCTCAATGCCAGCTGTGACTGGACATCAGGGGACGCAGCATTGCGGCTGCCTACCTTTTCTACAGCGGCCAAAGTCAGAGTGATCATTACCTTCATCCTGTGTGGCGTTTCCACTTTCTGCAATTCAGCTGTGCTGTGGGCAGCCAATGGCCACAAACGCAAATCCCACGTCAGGGTGTTGATAATCAACCTGACTGCAGCCGATCTCTTGGTTACCTTCATCGTGATGCCTGTGGACGCCGTGTGGAACATCACCGTCCAGTGGTTGGCTGGCGACCTGGCCTGCAGGTTACTGATGTTCCTCAAACTGCAGGCCATGTACTCCTGTGCCTTTGTCACAGTGGTGATTAGTCTGGACAGACAGTTCGCTATCCTCAACCCTCTGTCCATTGGCATGGCCCGCAAAAGAAACAGGGTCATGTTGACAGTGGCGTGGACTATGAGCACCTTATTCTCAATCCCTCAG ATGTTCATTTTCCACAATGTGACCATCACATATCCAGCCAACTTTACTCAGTGCACCACGAGGGGCAGCTTTGTCACTCACTGGCAAGAAACTGCCTACAACATGTTCACCTTCTGCTGCCTCTTCCTGCTGCCACTGGTCATAATGATCATCTGCTACACAAGGATCTTCATCCAGATCTCCAAGAGGATGACAGGAAAGAGCT TGTCCTCCAATGAACCACATCTACGCTGTTCGAACAACAACATTCCCAAAGCACGAATGAGAACTCTGAAAATGAGCATCGTCATCGTAATCTGCTTCATCGTCTGCTGGACACCCTACTACCTACTGGGTCTGTGGTACTGGTTCTTCCCAGATGACCTGAAGGGGAAAGTCTCTGACTCCCTCACCCACATTCTGTTCATCTTTGGCCTTTTCAACGCCTGCCTGGACCCCATCATATACGGTCTGTTCACCATACGCTTCCGCAAGGGGCTGAGGCGCAGCCACCACAATGCTGCAGCGATGTCACACAAGGAAACCACCACAGTGATAACAGATGCTCTGAACTGTACTGCTGTCACTTTGCTTTGTAAAAGAGGGATGATCACTGGTCAGATCAGAGAGAGTGAACAGGCTCAGACAAAGCCTGACTCCAGCTGCCTGACTGTGTTCAGTcaaggagagggaggacaatCAGGCCAATTCAGATGTGAGAGCACGATGTGA
- the dhcr7 gene encoding 7-dehydrocholesterol reductase isoform X1, whose translation MGMNGAVAMEATRRRAQPSADGKTSEDKEQPAQWGRAWEVDWFSLIAVIGLLCFAPFIVFYFVMACDQYQCSISQPLVDLYHKDTTLLSMWANSPSFSWTAAKIYAIWVAFQLFLYMCIPDVVHKFIPGFVGGVQDGARTPAGLINKYEINGLQCWLITHVLWVANAHYLHWFSPTIIFDNWIPLMWCANILGYAVSTFAFLKAHFFPTNSQDCKFTGNIFYNYMMGIEFNPRVGKWFDFKLFFNGRPGIIAWTLINLSYMAKQQELYGQVTNSMILVNVLQAIYVLDFFWNEAWYLKTIDICHDHFGWYLGWGDCVWLPYLYTLQGLYLVYHPVQLSNTHALAVLLLGLVGYYIFRSTNHQKDLFRRTEGACSIWGSKPTYIECSYYSADGGLHHSKLMTSGFWGVARHLNYTGDLMGSLAYCAACGFSHFLPYFYIVYMTILLVHRCVRDEHRCSSKYGKDWKRYTDAVPYRLIPGVF comes from the exons atggGA ATGAACGGTGCAGTGGCTATGgaggccaccaggaggcgagCTCAGCCCAGTGCCGATGGGAAAACATCTGAAGACAAGGAGCAGCCAGCACAGTGGGGGAGAGCATG GGAGGTGGACTGGTTTTCCCTGATTGCCGTGATCGGCCTCCTTTGCTTTgcccccttcattgtcttctaCTTTgtgatggcgtgtgatcagtACCAGTGCTCCATCAGCCAGCCTCTGGTTGATCTGTACCATAAAGACACCACCTTGCTCTCCATGTGGGCCAACTCACCCTCCTTCAGCTGGACAGCTGCCAAGATATACGCAATCTGGGTGGCCTTCCAG TTGTTCCTGTACATGTGTATTCCGGATGTTGTCCATAAGTTTATTCCTGGCTTCGTTGGTGGAGTGCAGGATGGAGCACGAACTCCTGCTG GCCTGATCAACAAGTATGAGATCAATGGGCTGCAGTGCTGGCTGATCACTCATGTCCTGTGGGTTGCCAATGCCCACTATCTCCATTGGTTTTCTCCCACCATCATCTTCGACAACTGGATCCCTCTGATGTGGTGTGCCAACATACTGGGCTATGCTGTTTCGACCTTTGCTTTCCTAAAGGCCCACTTCTTCCCCACCAACTCTCAGGACTG CAAGTTCACAGGGAACATATTCTACAATTACATGATGGGCATCGAGTTCAACCCTCGCGTTGGCAAGTGGTTTGACTTCAAGCTGTTCTTCAATGGCCGACCCGGCATTATAGCCTGGACCCTCATCAATCTGTCCTACATGGCCAAGCAACAAGAGCTGTACGGCCAAGTCACCAACTCTATGATTCTGGTCAATGTACTGCAG GCCATTTATGTGTTGGATTTCTTCTGGAACGAGGCTTGGTACCTGAAAACCATTGACATCTGCCATGACCACTTTGGATGGTATCTGGGCTGGGGAGACTGTGTGTGGCTACCATACCTCTACACACTGCAG gGTCTGTACCTGGTGTACCACCCAGTCCAGCTTTCTAACACCCATGCCCTGGCTGTCCTCCTCCTGGGCCTTGTCGGGTATTACATCTTCCGATCCACCAACCACCAGAAGGACCTGTTCCGCCGCACAGAGGGAGCCTGCTCCATCTGGGGGAGCAAGCCAACATACATCGAGTGCTCGTACTACTCCGCAGACGGTGGCCTTCACCACAGCAAGCTCATGACCTCTGGCTTCTGGGGCGTGGCCCGGCACTTAAACTACACAGGCGACCTGATGGGCTCTCTGGCCTACTGTGCAGCCTGTGGCTTTAGCCACTTTCTGCCCTACTTCTACATCGTTTACATGACCATCCTGCTAGTGCACCGCTGTGTGCGTGACGAGCACCGCTGCAGCAGCAAGTACGGCAAGGACTGGAAACGCTACACAGATGCTGTGCCTTATCGGCTGATTCCTGGAGTGTTttag